A region from the Corylus avellana chromosome ca7, CavTom2PMs-1.0 genome encodes:
- the LOC132187998 gene encoding receptor-like protein 13 → LDISSNRFIGNVSSNLIASPTSLEYIDLSYNLFEGLFSFSLLANHSKLEVIILASGNNKLEIETENLADWDPSFQLKVLILRHCYLNKLTGNIPKFLFHQRKLERIDLSHNNLKGSFPIWLLQNNTGLRELNLRNNSFVGKFHLPLDRYESIVSMDVSGNQLDGQLQENSGKIIPYLVYLNLSRNRFEGYLPSSIGNMSNLEFLDLSFNNFSVESLANCTSLTILKVCNNRFNGEFFSKQLKLENLLSLKLNNNQFTGTLPVVPLILFYLDISNNNMSGTIPRWIVNNTYLLTLDMSNNSFEGQIPCGQNSLYLLDLSHNLLSGSMPSCLNLPARHLRLQGNKLTGAIPKVVLNSRSASLLTLDLRDNNFSGSIPDEIGALSSLRILLLRGNHFRGRIPSQLCWLNKIDIMDLSKNSLSGKIPDCFHNISFGKTVVSDHAYNRYSSFAISSNMKIASTFQRLIEWNNEEDNKWTEYDDQVEIEFVTKYRSNLYSGDILDYMFGLDLSCNKLTSSIPQELGELSSLRALNLSYNHLTSSISPTFSHLTLLESLDLSHNNLSGETPSVLIDLSFLAVFTVAYNNLSGKVLDMKAQFATFDKSSYEGNPFLCGQPLENSCTKEDKSHPSPPKSSNASEGKWYEVDLQVFFPSFTASYIIFLLGTATLLYIHPYWQQQCFNLIEDFKYRCYYPIFDTLKKLSNRLYP, encoded by the coding sequence TTAGATATATCTAGCAATCGATTCATTGGAAACGTCTCTTCAAATCTGATAGCTAGCCCTACATCACTTGAGTACATTGATCTCAGTTATAACCTTTTTGAGGGGCTATTCTCATTCAGCTTATTGGCTAATCACTCTAAGCTTGAGGTGATTATATTGGCAAGTGGAAACAACAAACTTGAGATAGAAACTGAAAATTTGGCGGATTGGGACCCCTCGTTTCAATTGAAGGTTCTTATACTTCGTCACTGTTATTTGAACAAGCTCACCGGAAATATTCCCAAGTTTCTCTTTCACCAGCGCAAATTGGAAAGAATTGATCTATCTCACAATAACTTGAAAGGAAGCTTCCCCATTTGGTTGCTTCAAAACAATACAGGACTGCGAGAGCTAAATCTTCGAAATAATTCTTTCGTGGGTAAATTTCATTTGCCACTAGATCGATACGAGAGTATTGTGTCTATGGATGTCTCAGGCAATCAGTTGGATGGGCAACTTCAAGAAAATAGTGGAAAGATTATTCCATACTTAGTATATCTAAATCTATCCCGAAATCGTTTTGAAGGTTATCTTCCGTCCTCAATTGGTAACATGAGTAATTTGGAGTTTTTGGACTTGTCCTTTAATAATTTCTCAGTGGAATCGCTTGCCAATTGCACCTCCTTGACGATTTTGAAGGTATGCAATAATCGCTTTAATGGTGAGTTTTTCTCAAAGCAACTGAAGCTagaaaatttattatctttgaAATTAAACAACAATCAGTTCACAGGAACTCTACCAGTTGTGCCTCTCATTCTATTTTATTTGGATATTAGCAACAACAATATGTCAGGAACAATTCCTAGATGGATTGTAAACAATACATATTTGTTGACTCTTGACATGAGTAACAATTCTTTTGAAGGTCAGATTCCTTGTGGACAGAATTCACTTTACTTATTAGACCTTTCTCATAACTTACTTTCGGGATCTATGCCTTCTTGCTTGAATTTGCCTGCTAGGCACCTACGTTTGCAAGGAAACAAACTTACAGGAGCAATACCGAAAGTTGTTTTAAACTCACGTTCAGCGTCTCTTTTGACGTTGGACCTTAGAGATAACAACTTTTCTGGTAGCATCCCTGATGAAATTGGTGCACTTTCTAGCTTAAGAATACTTTTATTGAGGGGCAATCATTTCAGAGGTAGAATTCCAAGTCAACTGTGTTGGTTAAATAAGATAGACATAATGGATCTTTCTAAGAATTCTCTTTCTGGAAAAATACCGGACTGCTTTCACAACATATCCTTTGGAAAGACAGTTGTTAGTGATCATGCCTATAATAGATATTCTAGTTTTGCTATTTCCTCGAACATGAAAATAGCTTCAACATTCCAAAGGCTCATAGAATGGAATAATGAGGAAGATAACAAGTGGACAGAATATGATGATCAAGTTGAGATTGAGTTTGTCACAAAATACAGGTCTAACTTGTACAGTGGTGATATCCTTGATTACATGTTTGGATTGGATTTGTCATGCAACAAGCTAACAAGTAGCATCCCACAGGAACTAGGAGAGCTATCTTCACTTCGTGCATTGAACTTGTCTTACAATCATTTGACAAGTTCCATTTCACCAACATTCTCACATTTGACCCTATTGGAGAGTTTAGACCTTTCCCACAACAATTTGAGTGGAGAAACTCCTTCGGTATTGATTGATTTGAGCTTTTTAGCAGTGTTCACTGTGGCTTACAACAACTTATCAGGTAAAGTTCTAGACATGAAAGCACAGTTTGCAACATTTGATAAGAGTAGTTACGAAGGAAATCCATTTCTTTGTGGACAACCATTAGAGAATAGTTGCACCAAAGAAGACAAGTCACATCCATCACCACCAAAATCGTCAAATGCAAGTGAAGGGAAATGGTATGAAGTAGATCTTCAGGTCTTCTTTCCAAGCTTTACCGcatcttatattattttcttattgggTACAGCTACTCTCCTTTATATTCATCCTTACTGGCAACAACAATGCTTCAATTTAATTGAGGATTTTAAGTATCGGTGTTATTATCCTATTTTtgacactttaaaaaaattgtcaaaccgTCTATATCCTTAG